The following coding sequences are from one Roseinatronobacter monicus window:
- a CDS encoding carbohydrate kinase family protein: MILCCGEALIDMLPIETPSRRSGFAPHSGGAVFNTAIALGRLGIKTGMLTGLSRDMFGQQLSADLKASHVDISHVIKSDRQTTLAFVQLVKGQAKYAFFDENSAGRMIMQDELPPIGESVSTVFFGGISLASEPGADTYAALAERVCEDSVIMLDPNIRSGFIRDEKAYRARLARMVRVADIVKLSDEDLDWLQPGPEPLAGKILNIQAAGPSVVIVTFGDSGASAWLSDGLEVKVPTPKVSVVDTVGAGDTFNAGVLAQLSNFGLLKKKSIACMPSAPMAEALAFGTIVAGVTVSRSGANPPWWHELENFDK; the protein is encoded by the coding sequence ATGATCCTTTGTTGTGGTGAAGCGCTGATTGACATGCTTCCTATAGAAACCCCCTCGCGCCGCAGCGGGTTCGCCCCACATTCGGGCGGGGCTGTATTCAATACGGCAATCGCGCTAGGGCGCCTCGGTATCAAAACAGGTATGTTGACCGGTTTGTCCCGCGATATGTTCGGCCAGCAGCTATCGGCAGATTTGAAAGCGAGTCATGTTGATATCAGCCATGTCATAAAATCTGACCGACAGACCACATTAGCCTTTGTGCAACTCGTTAAGGGGCAGGCAAAATATGCCTTCTTTGACGAAAACAGCGCTGGTCGAATGATCATGCAAGATGAGCTGCCGCCAATCGGGGAGTCCGTCTCGACGGTGTTCTTTGGTGGTATAAGTCTTGCAAGTGAACCGGGCGCCGACACCTATGCCGCGCTTGCTGAACGCGTGTGTGAAGACAGCGTGATCATGCTCGATCCCAATATCCGGTCAGGATTCATCCGGGATGAGAAGGCATATCGTGCAAGGCTTGCTCGGATGGTTCGTGTTGCGGACATCGTCAAACTTTCTGATGAAGACCTCGACTGGCTCCAGCCCGGTCCAGAGCCGTTGGCAGGAAAAATCTTGAACATTCAGGCAGCTGGGCCCTCAGTGGTCATCGTAACTTTTGGAGACAGTGGCGCATCAGCTTGGCTGTCTGATGGCTTAGAGGTCAAAGTCCCGACTCCAAAGGTCTCTGTCGTGGACACAGTAGGTGCGGGTGATACGTTTAATGCCGGAGTTTTGGCCCAATTGTCGAATTTTGGACTACTGAAAAAGAAAAGTATCGCGTGCATGCCGAGCGCACCAATGGCCGAGGCGCTTGCATTCGGCACAATAGTTGCTGGGGTAACGGTTTCGAGGTCCGGTGCCAATCCACCATGGTGGCACGAATTGGAGAATTTCGACAAATGA
- a CDS encoding ABC transporter ATP-binding protein, whose translation MIEDTKQEKNSTRQAVLSVEELSIQLRLPHGRFNVVDKVSFDLFPGETLGIVGESGSGKSMTASGILRVLPKPAAETVGGRIMFNGSDLLTMPEHEFRKIRGREIGMILQNPHTSLNPVYTCGNQLVEALRIQDGAASGSVLKQKAVELFMAVGLSDPEQRLKAYPHQISGGMKQRVVGALAISGTPKVLIADEPTTALDVTIQLQYLELLRELQNRTGMALIFITHDFGIVSKLCDRILVMYGGRAVEYGKTIDVFDHPSHPYTRALIASVPSVKKKAERLQAIDGQPPVVGEIPFGCPFAPRCSQKFEPCGEMPPSFPALSEDKATHSAACWLLDKEGEK comes from the coding sequence ATGATCGAAGACACGAAACAAGAAAAAAATTCTACGAGGCAGGCGGTGCTCAGTGTCGAAGAACTTTCGATACAACTTCGCTTGCCACATGGACGATTCAACGTAGTAGACAAAGTCAGTTTTGACCTCTTTCCTGGCGAAACACTTGGAATCGTTGGCGAATCGGGAAGCGGAAAGTCGATGACGGCATCGGGTATCCTGCGGGTGCTTCCCAAGCCCGCCGCTGAGACCGTAGGCGGACGCATCATGTTCAACGGCTCCGATCTGCTGACCATGCCAGAACACGAGTTCCGCAAGATCCGCGGTCGCGAAATCGGTATGATCCTCCAGAACCCCCACACCTCACTGAACCCAGTCTACACTTGCGGAAACCAACTGGTGGAGGCGCTTCGTATTCAGGACGGCGCAGCCAGTGGGTCTGTGTTAAAACAAAAAGCGGTCGAGCTGTTCATGGCCGTGGGCCTGTCCGATCCGGAGCAGCGCCTCAAGGCATATCCACACCAGATTTCCGGGGGCATGAAGCAGCGTGTGGTTGGCGCACTCGCTATTTCGGGAACGCCAAAAGTACTAATTGCGGATGAACCGACAACCGCGCTGGATGTGACGATTCAGCTTCAGTATCTTGAACTCTTGCGCGAATTGCAGAACCGGACCGGCATGGCCCTGATCTTCATCACGCATGACTTCGGAATTGTCTCGAAACTCTGCGACCGGATACTGGTCATGTATGGGGGCCGGGCCGTCGAATACGGCAAAACAATTGACGTGTTCGATCATCCCTCGCACCCCTACACTAGGGCGCTGATCGCGTCTGTCCCTTCGGTGAAGAAGAAAGCCGAACGGCTTCAGGCGATCGATGGCCAGCCACCCGTTGTAGGAGAGATCCCGTTCGGGTGCCCCTTCGCACCACGGTGTTCCCAGAAGTTTGAGCCATGCGGAGAAATGCCGCCGAGTTTCCCGGCGCTCAGCGAGGACAAGGCGACGCATTCCGCTGCGTGCTGGCTCCTCGACAAGGAGGGCGAAAAGTGA
- a CDS encoding SDR family NAD(P)-dependent oxidoreductase, whose translation MTAEGRFTGKTLMVTGAAGNIGFATARRFAEEGANVALVDINEEGLRDAVSKIRGGNGVATFHVCDATDARAVDRVVDEIVSRSGQIDFLFNNAGYQGLFCPMHEYPADDFRTVIDINVNGVFHFLQAVAAHMVTTGGGAIVNTASMAGVQGPPNMAAYAASKFAVIGLTQTASKDLAPYNIRVNAISPAFMGPGFMWDRQVKLQAEVRSQYFSADPKTAAEQMIKAVPMRRLGGIAEIPGTVAFLMSEDASYITGVNIPIAGGIL comes from the coding sequence ATGACAGCAGAAGGCAGATTCACAGGAAAAACGCTGATGGTTACTGGTGCAGCTGGCAACATCGGTTTCGCGACCGCGCGGAGATTTGCTGAAGAAGGTGCCAATGTGGCGCTTGTGGACATAAATGAAGAAGGACTGAGGGACGCGGTTTCAAAAATCCGGGGCGGCAATGGAGTTGCAACGTTTCATGTCTGCGATGCTACTGATGCACGCGCCGTGGATAGGGTTGTTGACGAAATCGTTTCCAGATCTGGACAAATCGACTTTCTGTTTAACAATGCTGGATATCAGGGGTTATTTTGTCCGATGCACGAGTATCCGGCAGACGACTTCCGAACAGTCATCGACATCAATGTGAATGGTGTATTTCACTTTTTGCAGGCTGTAGCCGCTCATATGGTCACGACGGGAGGTGGTGCCATCGTGAATACTGCAAGCATGGCAGGCGTTCAGGGGCCACCCAATATGGCAGCGTATGCGGCATCGAAATTCGCTGTCATCGGTCTTACTCAGACAGCGTCCAAGGACCTCGCACCTTACAACATTCGCGTAAATGCTATTAGTCCCGCGTTTATGGGGCCTGGCTTCATGTGGGACCGACAGGTGAAACTGCAGGCAGAGGTCCGCTCACAGTACTTTTCTGCGGACCCCAAGACAGCGGCAGAGCAGATGATAAAGGCGGTGCCGATGCGCAGGCTGGGTGGGATCGCGGAAATTCCTGGAACAGTTGCATTCCTCATGAGTGAGGACGCGAGTTATATCACCGGGGTGAACATACCTATAGCAGGTGGGATTCTCTGA
- a CDS encoding ABC transporter permease has protein sequence MQMNNAMASSIRNFRKFPVVSVSILLLVVVIPTFFPGLIAPHDPFEGSAMVRLMPPAWLEGGSWTYPFGTDRLGRDIFSRIVYGARYVFIISLVSIFFGAVIGSGLGMAAGYFGGWVDAVVMRAVDVTFALPSVLVGMAVATIWPPSFYTVIAIIVFVIWSFFARQVRAETLSLRERDFIHRAKVAGIGDFRIIMTHILPNVTNTIVVMATLQIGVIIILESTLSFLGIGIPRPLPAWGLIVADGRALVITAWWISFFPGVAILFVVLSVNLFGDWLRNRLDPKLRNVGG, from the coding sequence ATGCAAATGAACAATGCTATGGCAAGCTCGATCAGAAACTTTCGTAAGTTTCCGGTTGTTTCAGTTTCCATACTTCTTTTGGTCGTTGTGATACCGACCTTTTTCCCAGGCCTGATCGCGCCGCATGATCCGTTTGAAGGATCGGCGATGGTACGCCTGATGCCGCCCGCCTGGCTAGAAGGTGGAAGCTGGACATATCCGTTCGGAACGGACCGGCTGGGACGTGATATTTTCAGCAGGATTGTCTACGGCGCACGCTATGTCTTCATCATCTCGCTCGTCAGCATCTTTTTCGGGGCGGTAATCGGATCCGGGCTCGGAATGGCGGCTGGGTATTTCGGGGGATGGGTTGACGCCGTGGTCATGCGTGCTGTCGATGTGACCTTCGCGCTGCCAAGCGTGCTTGTCGGCATGGCTGTCGCCACAATCTGGCCGCCGTCTTTTTACACGGTAATTGCGATCATCGTGTTTGTCATCTGGTCATTCTTTGCGCGGCAAGTTCGGGCGGAGACGCTGTCACTCCGAGAGCGTGATTTCATTCATCGTGCGAAAGTTGCCGGGATCGGGGACTTTAGAATTATCATGACTCACATTTTGCCGAACGTCACCAACACAATTGTTGTCATGGCGACGCTGCAAATCGGGGTCATCATCATCCTTGAATCAACCTTGAGTTTTCTTGGTATTGGCATTCCACGTCCGCTCCCCGCCTGGGGGTTGATCGTGGCGGACGGTCGGGCCCTTGTGATTACAGCATGGTGGATATCTTTCTTTCCTGGCGTGGCTATTTTGTTCGTGGTCCTGTCGGTCAATTTGTTTGGGGACTGGTTGCGCAACCGGCTTGATCCCAAACTTCGCAACGTTGGCGGATGA
- a CDS encoding mannitol dehydrogenase family protein, whose translation MQTITLNNSTLTTIPSGIARPRYDRSALAAGILHIGVGNFHRAHQAWYLHRLMQQGLSHEWAIIGAGVRPFDEQQRQKMRAQDYLTTLIELDPSGRSAEIVGSMIDYVPVQEGNVPLIERMAQPDIRIVSLTVTESGYYVDPATNAFNAAHPDIVHDVQNPDTPQTAFGAIMAALRLRRDRGHGPFTGLSCDNLQGNGAILRQTVVSLARLSDPELADWIDQTCTFPNSMVDCIVPATGPKELALVRELGVADDVPVSHENFRQWVIEDKFCSGRPAWDKVGVTFSDRVHDYETMKLRILNAGHQIIAGAGELLSIDTISGCMAHPGIASLFSKVETEEIAPFVVPVPGMTPESYINLIGERFRNPAIVDTTRRVAYDGASRHAGFLLPIMREALATDGSIDGLALVEAIWARMCHGTREDGSLIEPNDPNWMELTRISAAAKEKPQVWLDQRHIYGDLGKNARLAVAFEKWLKLIWDTGIDATLKVYCGKD comes from the coding sequence GTGCAAACCATAACCCTGAACAATTCCACCCTGACTACCATACCGAGCGGCATCGCGCGTCCACGCTATGACCGTTCGGCACTGGCGGCCGGGATCCTTCACATAGGGGTGGGTAATTTCCACAGGGCGCATCAGGCATGGTATCTGCATCGGCTGATGCAGCAGGGTCTATCCCATGAGTGGGCGATCATCGGTGCGGGCGTGCGACCATTCGATGAACAACAGCGCCAGAAGATGCGGGCGCAGGATTACCTGACGACCCTGATCGAACTTGACCCGTCGGGTAGATCAGCAGAGATTGTGGGGTCGATGATCGATTATGTCCCGGTACAAGAGGGCAACGTCCCGCTCATTGAACGGATGGCGCAGCCGGATATCCGTATCGTATCGCTTACTGTCACCGAAAGCGGCTATTATGTCGACCCGGCAACCAATGCTTTCAACGCCGCGCATCCCGACATCGTGCATGACGTGCAGAACCCCGATACGCCACAAACCGCCTTTGGCGCGATCATGGCGGCCCTGCGCTTGCGGCGCGACCGTGGACACGGCCCTTTCACGGGTCTGAGCTGCGACAACTTGCAAGGCAATGGGGCGATCCTGCGCCAGACAGTTGTTTCACTTGCGCGCTTGTCAGATCCCGAACTGGCAGACTGGATCGATCAGACGTGCACGTTCCCAAACTCAATGGTTGACTGTATCGTACCGGCAACAGGACCAAAGGAGCTTGCGCTGGTCCGCGAATTGGGTGTCGCAGACGATGTTCCCGTAAGCCATGAGAACTTCAGGCAATGGGTTATCGAGGATAAGTTTTGTTCCGGCCGGCCCGCCTGGGACAAGGTGGGGGTCACATTCTCAGATCGGGTTCACGATTACGAAACTATGAAGCTGCGCATCCTGAATGCTGGCCACCAGATCATCGCGGGTGCGGGAGAGCTTTTGTCAATAGATACTATCTCGGGATGTATGGCGCATCCTGGAATCGCGTCACTGTTCAGTAAAGTTGAAACCGAGGAAATCGCGCCTTTTGTTGTGCCAGTGCCGGGGATGACACCCGAGTCCTATATCAATTTGATCGGTGAGCGGTTTCGCAACCCCGCTATTGTAGATACCACGCGGCGCGTCGCATATGATGGTGCCTCGCGTCATGCGGGCTTTTTGCTTCCGATTATGCGGGAGGCGCTTGCTACAGACGGGTCGATAGACGGACTTGCGCTGGTAGAGGCGATTTGGGCGCGCATGTGCCATGGAACTCGCGAGGATGGTAGTCTAATCGAACCGAATGATCCCAACTGGATGGAGTTAACCCGAATATCTGCCGCAGCAAAAGAAAAACCGCAAGTCTGGCTTGACCAACGTCATATATATGGGGATCTGGGGAAAAACGCGCGCTTAGCGGTAGCTTTTGAAAAGTGGTTGAAGCTCATTTGGGATACAGGAATTGATGCTACGTTAAAGGTATATTGCGGGAAGGACTAA
- a CDS encoding mannitol dehydrogenase family protein: MTSNPETIAPASVGLPNVDYNRSALAPGIVHIGCGNFHRAHMAVYLDDLHLAGAAQDWAILASGVREDDRHMRDILAGQKFLYSVIEVGPGHQTVRTIGAITDFIAVEDENAALIAAMSDPTIRIVSLTVTEGGYFLDPDTGTFDAASPEIAADAIMPDHPRTAFGAIIAALRTRRELGELPFAVLSCDNLPHNGNVTRDAVVGLCRLSDPELAKWITEEVAFPNSMVDRITPATGPHQRALAAELGLHDAAPVTCEPFRQWVIEDHFPAGRPPLERVGVIFTDRVDAYELMKIRILNGGHAILAYCAGLAGIEFVHEGMRDPLIRRFLEAVLDHEVIPNVPPVPDVDLTTYKRQVLERFDNPEVADTIRRLCFDGSNRQPKFIVPSLRDGLAAGGKTDGLILLSAIWCRYCYGEDEIGATIAPNDPNWPELQAQARLARLSEPEAWLNMRKVYGELGTDTALNQRFAAALGSVWCNGSRQAMETYLRHL, translated from the coding sequence ATGACTTCGAATCCTGAAACGATCGCGCCTGCCAGTGTTGGTCTGCCAAACGTCGACTACAATCGCAGCGCTCTCGCTCCTGGTATTGTTCATATCGGCTGCGGCAATTTTCACCGCGCACATATGGCTGTGTATCTGGATGATCTGCACCTTGCTGGCGCGGCGCAGGACTGGGCGATTCTTGCAAGCGGGGTGCGCGAAGATGACCGCCACATGCGCGACATTCTTGCTGGGCAGAAATTTCTCTATTCCGTCATCGAGGTTGGACCAGGCCATCAAACGGTCCGCACTATCGGCGCTATTACGGATTTCATCGCGGTAGAAGACGAAAATGCCGCGCTGATCGCGGCCATGTCCGATCCGACCATTCGCATCGTATCGCTAACCGTGACCGAAGGCGGATATTTTCTTGATCCCGACACGGGCACTTTCGATGCGGCATCGCCCGAAATCGCCGCCGACGCCATCATGCCTGATCATCCGCGGACGGCGTTCGGGGCAATCATCGCCGCTTTGCGCACGCGCCGGGAGCTTGGGGAGTTGCCGTTCGCGGTACTGTCTTGCGACAATCTTCCGCATAATGGCAATGTTACGCGCGATGCCGTTGTGGGCCTTTGCCGCCTTTCTGACCCCGAGCTGGCCAAATGGATCACCGAAGAGGTCGCCTTTCCCAATTCCATGGTGGACCGGATCACCCCCGCTACCGGTCCGCATCAACGCGCTCTGGCCGCAGAACTGGGCCTTCACGACGCCGCCCCTGTCACCTGCGAGCCCTTCCGCCAGTGGGTGATCGAAGATCATTTCCCCGCCGGTCGCCCACCGCTCGAACGGGTCGGAGTCATCTTCACCGATCGTGTGGATGCATATGAGTTGATGAAGATCCGTATTCTGAACGGTGGGCATGCAATCCTGGCCTATTGTGCCGGACTAGCAGGTATCGAATTCGTCCATGAAGGCATGCGCGATCCACTGATCCGCCGTTTTCTGGAAGCCGTGCTCGATCACGAGGTGATCCCGAATGTGCCCCCGGTGCCGGATGTCGATCTAACAACATACAAGCGGCAGGTGCTGGAGCGTTTTGATAACCCCGAGGTTGCCGATACCATTCGCAGGCTGTGTTTCGATGGTTCAAACAGGCAACCGAAATTCATCGTCCCAAGCTTACGCGATGGGCTGGCGGCTGGCGGCAAGACCGATGGCTTGATCCTGCTGTCGGCCATCTGGTGTCGCTACTGCTACGGCGAAGACGAGATCGGCGCAACGATTGCGCCAAATGATCCGAACTGGCCCGAGCTGCAGGCGCAGGCACGTTTGGCGCGCTTGTCCGAACCGGAAGCCTGGCTGAACATGCGCAAGGTTTATGGAGAGCTTGGCACGGATACGGCACTGAACCAGCGCTTTGCGGCTGCCCTTGGATCGGTCTGGTGCAATGGTAGTCGACAAGCGATGGAAACTTATCTGCGACATCTTTAG
- a CDS encoding HAD family hydrolase: MTDLIIFDCDGVLIDSEVLSAEVLISLLAEQGHHLTVANVRQKFLGRSFPTVAASLRQDFGVSLPHDFEMTYRARLLARFEGELCPTEGVVEMLSALDVPFCLATSSSPPRLKHSLELTGLAQFFGPRCYTASMVARGKPAPDLFLHAAEMMGFAPGRCLVVEDSLPGVKAAQAAGMAVVVYTGGGHMDGQGLDTCDTIPQLETWSGFDDLRRQFHER; this comes from the coding sequence ATGACAGATCTGATCATCTTCGACTGTGACGGGGTTTTAATTGATTCTGAGGTGTTGAGCGCCGAAGTGTTGATCTCCTTGCTGGCAGAACAGGGTCATCACCTTACAGTCGCTAATGTACGACAAAAATTTCTTGGGCGCAGCTTTCCAACCGTTGCAGCATCTCTGCGACAGGATTTTGGCGTGTCCTTGCCACATGATTTCGAGATGACCTATCGCGCGCGCCTTCTGGCGCGGTTTGAAGGCGAGCTATGTCCGACAGAAGGCGTGGTTGAGATGCTCTCGGCGCTTGATGTGCCCTTTTGCCTCGCCACAAGCTCCAGCCCGCCGCGACTGAAGCATTCACTCGAGCTGACAGGGCTTGCGCAATTCTTTGGTCCGCGCTGTTATACTGCCTCTATGGTTGCCCGGGGCAAACCGGCCCCTGACCTATTCCTGCATGCAGCAGAGATGATGGGTTTTGCGCCCGGGCGATGTCTTGTGGTAGAAGACAGCCTTCCTGGGGTAAAGGCCGCGCAGGCTGCGGGTATGGCCGTCGTCGTTTATACAGGTGGTGGTCACATGGACGGCCAAGGGCTGGACACCTGCGACACAATCCCGCAACTTGAAACGTGGAGCGGCTTTGATGACCTACGAAGACAATTCCACGAGCGCTAG
- a CDS encoding ABC transporter permease encodes MGRFLLVRMSHFVITMIVVSLLTFGLSRLAGNPVDALLPIDATPQMIANTMEQWGLNEPLHVQYFLFVGNALQGDFGHSLLYDRPAFDVVMSRLPATIELGLAAIALSVLMAIPLGVIAAKHKGTVIDGGVNIFALLGQSMPIFWLGIILIWVFSVNLGWFASAGYGGWNHLVLPAVSFAWYQVASMSRLTRSAMVEALDGEYVKLARIKGVPEWKIVWKHAFRNAAVVPLTYFGILAGVILTGSVVIEEVFAWPGVGQLALNAIRRNDFAVIQTIVMAFALLYIVLNLVVDILYALVDPRIRYNS; translated from the coding sequence ATGGGACGATTTTTGTTGGTGCGGATGTCGCATTTCGTGATCACGATGATTGTCGTGTCTCTTTTGACATTCGGGTTATCTCGCTTGGCAGGTAATCCTGTCGATGCTCTCTTGCCGATCGACGCAACACCCCAGATGATCGCAAATACGATGGAGCAATGGGGGCTGAACGAGCCGCTACATGTTCAGTATTTCCTGTTTGTCGGTAATGCACTTCAAGGTGATTTCGGGCATTCTCTTCTCTATGACCGGCCGGCATTTGACGTTGTAATGTCACGCTTGCCAGCGACCATCGAGCTTGGTCTCGCTGCGATTGCGCTCAGCGTTCTGATGGCAATTCCGCTTGGCGTTATTGCCGCCAAGCATAAGGGCACGGTTATTGATGGCGGTGTCAATATTTTTGCCTTGCTGGGGCAATCCATGCCGATCTTCTGGCTCGGTATTATCCTGATCTGGGTTTTCTCTGTCAATCTAGGCTGGTTCGCCAGTGCAGGCTATGGAGGCTGGAACCATCTTGTCCTGCCGGCCGTCTCATTCGCGTGGTATCAGGTTGCTTCCATGTCGCGACTGACGCGGTCTGCGATGGTTGAGGCTCTTGATGGAGAATATGTAAAACTGGCGCGCATCAAAGGCGTGCCGGAATGGAAGATTGTCTGGAAGCACGCCTTCAGGAATGCGGCGGTTGTTCCCCTTACATATTTCGGAATTCTGGCTGGGGTTATTTTGACCGGATCTGTTGTGATCGAAGAAGTTTTTGCATGGCCCGGCGTCGGCCAACTTGCATTGAACGCAATCAGAAGAAACGACTTCGCAGTAATCCAGACCATCGTGATGGCGTTCGCGCTACTCTACATCGTTCTGAACCTGGTCGTAGATATACTCTATGCTCTCGTGGATCCGCGAATCCGGTACAATAGCTAG
- a CDS encoding sugar-binding transcriptional regulator translates to MNIDTWKKDITRDDEAARAGWLYYVGRMTQDQIADTLGISRQRAQRLVTRAVSAGLVHVRLEHRLSSCLRLEAELTRRFGLKLCRVAPSLAPDADPVPSIAVTAATELEHILQRSEPLVVALGTGRAMRATVDELTSINCPQHKLVSLSGNIAPDGLASLNEVIMRIAGRIRAAIYPMPVPVIAASVAERDGFHALAPVQNVLTLARNANVTFLGIGQMDNDAALFTDGFISRAELSELQAHGAAGELAGWVYDGQGRYLTNGTNTRVAGAEVGIREDNLVVAVAGGRPKQTAILGALRGRLINGIVTDEDTAERVLRKS, encoded by the coding sequence ATGAATATCGATACTTGGAAAAAAGATATCACGCGTGATGATGAAGCTGCACGGGCGGGTTGGCTCTACTATGTTGGGCGTATGACGCAGGATCAAATCGCCGACACGCTTGGAATTTCGCGTCAACGCGCACAGCGGCTTGTGACCCGGGCGGTTTCAGCGGGTCTTGTACATGTGCGACTTGAGCATCGCCTGTCATCTTGCCTACGCTTGGAGGCAGAACTGACCCGCCGCTTTGGGCTGAAGCTGTGCAGGGTCGCACCTAGCCTCGCACCCGACGCTGACCCGGTTCCGAGCATTGCAGTGACCGCGGCCACCGAACTTGAGCATATTTTGCAAAGGTCGGAACCGCTTGTGGTCGCGCTCGGGACAGGACGTGCCATGCGCGCCACTGTGGATGAGCTGACCAGTATCAACTGCCCGCAGCACAAGCTTGTCTCGCTTTCGGGCAATATTGCACCCGACGGCTTGGCCTCGCTGAACGAGGTTATCATGCGCATCGCAGGACGCATACGGGCAGCAATCTACCCAATGCCAGTTCCGGTGATCGCCGCAAGCGTCGCTGAACGCGACGGATTTCATGCGCTAGCACCTGTTCAGAATGTTCTGACACTCGCGCGCAATGCCAATGTGACGTTTTTGGGCATAGGGCAAATGGACAATGATGCCGCCTTATTTACAGATGGTTTCATTAGCCGCGCGGAGCTGTCCGAATTGCAAGCACATGGTGCTGCAGGAGAGCTTGCAGGCTGGGTGTATGACGGGCAGGGCCGCTACCTAACAAACGGGACCAATACGCGTGTTGCTGGTGCAGAAGTCGGAATTCGCGAAGACAATCTTGTCGTTGCAGTCGCAGGAGGGCGGCCCAAACAGACGGCAATATTAGGTGCTCTGCGCGGTAGGTTGATAAATGGAATAGTCACGGACGAAGACACGGCAGAACGCGTACTGAGAAAATCGTGA
- a CDS encoding ABC transporter ATP-binding protein: MSDEPLLKLENVSKEFTVSGKSFLSAKRTLRAVDNVSFEVRRGETLALVGESGCGKTTTAWMILKLLDPTSGRILFNGEDISTLKKDGLRQYRKRVQAVFQDPWGSLDPRMRVRRIVAEPLIGTGEKLTKAQRDRRVDEALDVVGIGAKQGNKFPHEFSGGQRQRIAIASALVSRPDLIVLDEPISGLDVSIRAQMMNLLKDLQEQYGCAYVMIAHDLGTTRYMADWLGVMYLGRCVEMARSEDIFEQTSHPYTQALFSAALPSHPRDVGETIVLSGEVPSPMSPPSGCAFHPRCHKNLGAVCESMKPEHISFANNTEHTVACHLYDENGTAVRPDVKIRDAADVANK, translated from the coding sequence GTGAGTGATGAGCCGCTATTGAAACTGGAGAACGTGTCGAAGGAATTCACGGTTTCCGGCAAGAGTTTCCTGAGCGCAAAGCGCACCTTGCGCGCGGTGGATAATGTCAGCTTCGAGGTGCGCCGCGGCGAAACTCTGGCACTTGTCGGAGAGTCCGGCTGCGGTAAAACGACCACTGCCTGGATGATCCTGAAACTACTGGATCCCACCAGTGGACGAATTCTGTTCAACGGCGAAGATATCTCCACTCTGAAGAAAGATGGGTTGCGGCAGTATCGCAAGCGAGTACAGGCCGTGTTTCAGGACCCGTGGGGATCTCTGGACCCGCGTATGCGCGTGCGCAGAATTGTTGCCGAGCCCCTGATTGGAACGGGCGAGAAGCTGACGAAAGCACAGCGAGATCGCAGAGTTGATGAAGCTCTCGACGTTGTGGGAATTGGTGCGAAGCAAGGCAACAAGTTTCCCCATGAATTTTCCGGGGGTCAGCGGCAGCGCATCGCAATTGCCAGCGCATTGGTGTCGCGGCCTGATCTGATTGTCTTGGACGAACCGATCTCTGGATTAGATGTGTCCATTCGCGCGCAGATGATGAACCTGCTCAAAGACCTGCAGGAACAGTATGGCTGCGCGTATGTGATGATCGCGCATGACCTGGGCACCACGCGCTATATGGCCGACTGGCTCGGGGTCATGTATCTGGGGCGCTGCGTGGAAATGGCCCGTTCGGAAGACATTTTCGAGCAAACGAGCCATCCCTACACGCAGGCCCTGTTTTCTGCGGCGCTGCCGAGCCATCCAAGGGATGTGGGCGAGACAATCGTTCTCTCGGGAGAGGTTCCCTCACCTATGTCCCCGCCTTCAGGCTGCGCCTTTCATCCTCGCTGCCATAAGAACCTCGGCGCTGTATGCGAGAGTATGAAGCCAGAACACATCAGCTTCGCAAACAACACAGAACACACTGTCGCATGCCACCTCTATGACGAAAACGGAACAGCAGTCAGGCCAGATGTAAAGATTCGCGATGCGGCGGATGTCGCAAACAAATGA